GTGCGATGGCCGGCGCAATGGGCGTAGACGACGACCGGGTGTCGGTCAAGGCCACGACCACGGAGCATCTGGGCTTCGAGGGGCGCGAGGAAGGCATCTCCGTCTCCGCCGTGGCGCTTATTTACCGTCCTGCGGACAGGAAATAATTCAGAATTTACAATTCAGAATTCAGAATTGCTTATATTTGTACGATCAAACACCAAACCGCGACGCCTATGAAGCAGTAGAAAACAACCTTTCAACTCCGTGCCTGCGGGCACACGACATATAAAAAGTGCATCGGCTTTTCTTCTTACGTCGGAAAATTGGACACTTTCTAACAAGTAAGGGACTAAAGGCGATGCTCGTGCTGTTTTACGGCGCGGGCATTTCTTTCATCTTACTTGTAGGTCGTCCAATACCTCCGACGTGGATAAAGGAATTTGTCCGCGTTTTTTATTGACTCTTAACCCTTAACCAATCTATCAAAATGAAACAAAACCGTATTCTGCTGCCGTTCTTGGCGATCTGTCTGGTCGCATGCAGCAAAGATGATGACGAAGGACATTCGAAAAACGAACAGAATGTTCCGGTAAAAGAAATTACATTTAAGAACTGTTCTTTTACCATGGTAAAAGTAGATGGAGGAACATTCCAGATGGGAGCAACCCGTGAACAGGAGGCGAGCGGCTGGAAACCGGATCGCACCGAATATCCTGTACATAAAGTGACGCTCAATACCTTTTATATCGGAGAAACAGAGGTCACAAAGGAACTTTGGAGCGCAGTTATGGAAACAGAGTGCGACTATTCTGAATACCATAAGCCTCAAGGCGTGGAGTGGAACGACATTCAACCTTTTATCGAACGTCTCAACCAAGCAACGGGATTAAAATTCCGGTTACCGACCGATGCCGAATGGGAATATGCAGCACGGGGAGGCAACCGATCCCAGGGACACATTTATCCGGGCTTCGACATTTCGATCCTGGCGGCCTGGTGTTACAACAATGCCGGAACCTATATACTCAATGAAAACAAGTGGGATTATTGGGAGTTACGTAACAATGGAAACAGCCCGCATTATGTAAAACAGTTATTACCCAATGAACTGGGATTGTATGACATGGGCGGTAATCTTTACGAATATTGCAGTGACTGGCTGGGCGATTATCCCGAGGAACCTCAAACAAATCCACAAGGTCCGCAAAGCGGGTCTATGCGCGTTATACGGGGCGGATGTTGGGCTATTTGGTCCAATTCCGCACGCGTATCACACAGGCCTGCACAATCTTACAATTCGGATTATGTAGGTTTGAGGCTGGCCATGAGTACCGAGTAATTTCAGATAAAACGGAGCCTATAATTGATTCGGCGCCGTTTTATCCTTCATTTTCTAATCCATCCTGCGATACCGCGGGTCGTTCACCCGCTTGTTCCACAGCCAGCCGACGTAGCGCATCGTGACGTCGGGCGTCAGGAGCGTCAGCACCGTTTCGCCCGTGGCGGTCGAGACGGCGAAATCGGCGTGGTAGAGCGTGTTGCCGTCCGAAATATTGAAGGAGACCGACCAGCCCCACTGCACGCGGGCCGCCCGGTAGTCGCGGACCGACATCGAATCGAAATTCAGCATCTCGACATACTGGGTGATGCCCCGTTCGGTAGGCAGGTGCACCTCGACATGGTCGACGAACACCCCGAAAAAGAAGTAGTCGGCATAGATCGAACGGATCATTCCGCCGGGTAGCTGCTGCATCGAGTTGGGGAAGAACATATAGTCGCGCGACTGCACCAGCGAGTCGATCTTCGCGGCGTAGACCCGGGCCTTATAAGCCCTGCGCTGGGCGCGGTCCATCCCCGCCGCAGGCTCCTCGTAGACGGTCGTATGCTCCACGACCTGCACCGGGGCCTGCTGCACGGGAACGATCGTCGTCTGCGGCACGCTGTCCGCGGCGGAAGTTTCGAGCGTATACTGCGGGGTCTGCGCGATGGCGGCGCAGACAATGAAAGAGAGTGCGCCGCAGGTGGAAAAAACGGAGTGTTTCATAAGTCGGACATCGGATTGAACGGGAAAAAAGCCCCCGCCTGAGGCGGGGGTTCGGGGATCGCCGGAGCGGCAAACGGACAGCGCAGCGGATACGGCTGCCCGGGATGGGTCCGGCAAAATGAATTTACGTCAATAGAGCTGCGAAATCGAACCCGTATACTGCACGGGGTTATACCACGGATTGGTGATCGTCAGCGTAGCCCCGCCCGTGCGGGAGAAGATTTCGAAGGTGAACGTGTAGGTCGACGCCGAGAACAGCGAGGTCGAGAAGGTCACCATCCAGCCTTCGTGCGTCTGCTCGGTGATATAGCCCTGCAAATCGGAAACGGTGTAATTGATGATCGTCACATAGTAAGGCGGCACGTAACCCTTGATGTAGGGAAGCGTGATGTCCGCCGTTCCGTCCCACATGCCGACGTTGAACGCGGGGTTCATAATCTGGCGCATCGGACCTGCGGGCTGACGCTGGAAGGTCGTCGGGTTGAACTGGAAGTTGCGCGACAGCACGAGCGAGTCCATGAACTTCTCGTAGTTGGCAATACGTTCCGCACGGCGTTTCTCGCGCACCTCGCGGCGTTCTTCCTTGGGCGACAGCACTTTTTTCTGTCCGATCACGGTAACGGCCGCCGCACAGAGCAGCAGGCCCACAACGATAATGACTGTTTTTTTCATAGCACATAAGGTTTGTTACGGCTATGAAAGCAAGTTTTGTGCCGAAAGCGGGATCATGGGCCACTTTCCGCTTCCGGACACCGTTGCCGTCACGGGCGTCGGCGTTTGCATACGCCGCCCTCCCTCGGGACGAGTTTCAGAGCCTCACGGCAGAGCGCCCCGCCGGACAGACGGAGACGCTACAACCCCAGTTTTTTGAGGAACTGACCCGTGTAGCTGCCCTCGCACTGCGCCACCTCGTGCGGCGTGCCCGCGACGATGATCTCCCCGCCGGCCGCCCCGCCCTCGGGACCTATATCTATAATATGGTCGGCGACCTTGATGACGTCGAGGTTGTGTTCGATGACGATGACCGTATTGCCGCGGTCGACGAGCTTGTTCAGCACCTCCAGCAGCAGACGGATGTCCTCGAAATGAAGCCCCGTCGTAGGCTCATCCAGGATGTAGAGCGTGCGGCCCGTGTCGCGCTTCGAAAGCTCGGACGAGAGCTTGATGCGCTGGCTCTCGCCGCCCGACAGCGTCGTGCAGGGCTGCCCGAGCGTCAGGTAGCCGAGGCCCACCTCCTGAATGGCCCGGAGCTTCTGGTAGATATTGGGGATGTTCTCGAAAAACTCCACGGCCATGTTGACCGTCATGTTCAGCACGTCGTCGATATTTTTGCCCTTGTACTTCACTTCGAGCGTCTCGCGGTTGTAGCGGTGGCCGCCGCACGCCTTGCAGCGCACGTAGACGTCGGGCAGGAAGTTCATCTCGATGGTCTGCACGCCCGCCCCGCGGCACTCCTCGCAGCGGCCGCCCTTGACGTTGAACGAGAAACGCCCGGCCTTGAAGCCGCGGATCTGGGCGTCGGGCGTCATCTCGAACAGCTTGCGGATGTCGGAAAAGACGTTCGAATAGGTCGCGGGATTCGACCGCGGAGTGCGCCCGATGGGCGACTGGTCGACGACGACCAGTTTGTCGATATGTTCGAGGCCCTCCGCCCCGTCGTACTCCAGCGGCTGGTCGAAGGAGCGGTAAAGCTCTCTGGCGAGAATCGGCCGCAGGGTCTCGTTGACGAGCGTCGACTTGCCCGAGCCGCTGACGCCCGTCACGCAGATGAACTTGCCCAGCGGAAATTCCGCCGTGACGTTCTTGAGGTTGTTGCCCCGCGCGCCGCGGATCACGATGCGCCCGCCCGTTCCCTTGCGCAACGTTTCGGGAATTTCGATCCGCCGGCGTCCCGTCAGGTAATCGGCGGTGATGGTGTCGGACCGGAGGATGTCGTCGAACGTCCCGGCGGCCACGATGTTGCCGCCCTTGCGCCCGGCGCGGGGTCCCACGTCGACGATGAAGTCGGCGGCGCGCATCATGTCCTCGTCGTGCTCGACGACGATCACCGAGTTGCCCGCGTCGCGCAGCTCTTCGAGGCTGCGGATCAGCCGCTGGTTATCGCGCTGGTGCAGGCCGATCGACGGCTCGTCGAGGATATAGAGCACGTTGACGAGTTTCGAGCCGATCTGCGTGGCGAGGCGGATGCGCTGGCTCTCGCCGCCCGACAGCGAACGCGACGAACGCGCCAGCGAGAGGTAGCCCAGCCCCACGTCCATCAGGAACCGCAGGCGTTCGCGGATCTCCTTGACGATCTCCTGGGCAATCTTCCACTCCTTCTCCGAGAGCTGTTTTTCGATGGTGGGAACCCACTCCGAGAACTCGGAAATCGACATGGCCGACACCTCGGCGATGTTCTTCCCGGCGACGCGGAACTGCAACGACTCCTTCCGCAGGCGCGAGCCGCCGCAGACCGAACATTTGCGGTAGACGAGGAACTGGTCGCGCCACTTCTGGCCGTGCTTCGAATCGTCGTCCTCGGTGCGGCCGATGTACTCGGCCACGCCCTCCCACGAGAGGAACTGGCGTCCGCCCGAAGACGAGAACTCCTGCAGGTCGACCGTCAGCGGCTCGGAATCGCCGTAGAGCACGGCGTTCAGCGCCTCCTCGGAGAAACTTTCGACAGGATCGTCGAGCGTGAAATCGTAACGGCGGCCCAGCATCTCCAGAATGGCGAAAAGCATGTTGTTGCGGTACTTGCCCAGCGGTCCGACGGCCCCTTCGCGCAGCGAGAGGCGGGCATCGGGAATGATCTTCCCCACGTCGAAAACCGCCTCCTCGCCCAGTCCGTTGCAATGGGGGCAGGCGCCCTTGGGCGAGTTGAACGAGAAGGTGTGCGGCGCGGGGTCCTCGAAGGCCACGCCCGTCGAGGGGCACATCAGGTGGCGCGAGTAGAAACGCTGCTGCCCGGTCCCGTAGTCGTGGACGGCCATCGTGCCCTTGCCCTGGCGCATCGACTCCTTCAGCGAGGTCATCAGCCTTTCGCGGGACTCCTCACTGACCACGAGGCGGTCGACCACCAGGTCGATGGCGTGTATCTTGTAGCGGTCGAGGCGCATGCCCGACGATATTTCGCGGATCTCGCCGTCGATGCGCGCATAGATGTACCCCTTCTTGGCCAGCGACTCGAACAGTTCGCGGTAGTGGCCCTTGCGGCCCTTGACGATGGGGGCCATCAGGGCGATCTTACGCCCGGCGAAGCCCGTGAGAATCAGCTCGGCGATCTGGTCGTCGGTATAGTGGACCATCTCCTCGCCCGTCACGGGCGAATAGGCCCGCGACGCCCGCGCGTAAAGCAGGCGCAGGAAGTCGTTGATCTCGGTCACGGTGCCCACCGTCGAGCGGGGATTCTTGTTGGTCGTCTTCTGTTCGATGGCCACCACGGGGCTTAACCCCGTGATCTTGTCCACGTCGGGACGCTCCATCGTCCCCACGAACTGCCGCGCGTAGGTCGACAGCGTCTCCATGTAGCGCCGCTGCCCCTCGGCGTAGATCGTGTCGAAGGCCAGCGACGATTTGCCCGACCCCGAGAGGCCGGTGACGACTACCAGTTTGCGGCGCGGAATTTCGAGGTCCACGTTCTTGAGGTTGTGAACCCGGGCGCCCAGTATTTTGATCGTATCTTCCATTTCAGGTATGTAAACGTGCGGAACGTCCGGTTTATTGGATCGCAAATCAGCAACGTGCAAAGATACGTTTTTTTTCAATACATTGTCTTCTCCGCAGTTGTCGCGGTCAGGGTTCCGACGCTGAAAAAACGAAGTCCGCCCGAATGCCTTGCGGCATTTCGGACGGACTTTACACGAATCACCGGTATTAACGCCCCTACTCGTAGGTCTGGAGGATATA
This Alistipes shahii WAL 8301 DNA region includes the following protein-coding sequences:
- a CDS encoding formylglycine-generating enzyme family protein, with translation MKQNRILLPFLAICLVACSKDDDEGHSKNEQNVPVKEITFKNCSFTMVKVDGGTFQMGATREQEASGWKPDRTEYPVHKVTLNTFYIGETEVTKELWSAVMETECDYSEYHKPQGVEWNDIQPFIERLNQATGLKFRLPTDAEWEYAARGGNRSQGHIYPGFDISILAAWCYNNAGTYILNENKWDYWELRNNGNSPHYVKQLLPNELGLYDMGGNLYEYCSDWLGDYPEEPQTNPQGPQSGSMRVIRGGCWAIWSNSARVSHRPAQSYNSDYVGLRLAMSTE
- a CDS encoding DUF4251 domain-containing protein, with the translated sequence MKKTVIIVVGLLLCAAAVTVIGQKKVLSPKEERREVREKRRAERIANYEKFMDSLVLSRNFQFNPTTFQRQPAGPMRQIMNPAFNVGMWDGTADITLPYIKGYVPPYYVTIINYTVSDLQGYITEQTHEGWMVTFSTSLFSASTYTFTFEIFSRTGGATLTITNPWYNPVQYTGSISQLY
- the uvrA gene encoding excinuclease ABC subunit UvrA is translated as MEDTIKILGARVHNLKNVDLEIPRRKLVVVTGLSGSGKSSLAFDTIYAEGQRRYMETLSTYARQFVGTMERPDVDKITGLSPVVAIEQKTTNKNPRSTVGTVTEINDFLRLLYARASRAYSPVTGEEMVHYTDDQIAELILTGFAGRKIALMAPIVKGRKGHYRELFESLAKKGYIYARIDGEIREISSGMRLDRYKIHAIDLVVDRLVVSEESRERLMTSLKESMRQGKGTMAVHDYGTGQQRFYSRHLMCPSTGVAFEDPAPHTFSFNSPKGACPHCNGLGEEAVFDVGKIIPDARLSLREGAVGPLGKYRNNMLFAILEMLGRRYDFTLDDPVESFSEEALNAVLYGDSEPLTVDLQEFSSSGGRQFLSWEGVAEYIGRTEDDDSKHGQKWRDQFLVYRKCSVCGGSRLRKESLQFRVAGKNIAEVSAMSISEFSEWVPTIEKQLSEKEWKIAQEIVKEIRERLRFLMDVGLGYLSLARSSRSLSGGESQRIRLATQIGSKLVNVLYILDEPSIGLHQRDNQRLIRSLEELRDAGNSVIVVEHDEDMMRAADFIVDVGPRAGRKGGNIVAAGTFDDILRSDTITADYLTGRRRIEIPETLRKGTGGRIVIRGARGNNLKNVTAEFPLGKFICVTGVSGSGKSTLVNETLRPILARELYRSFDQPLEYDGAEGLEHIDKLVVVDQSPIGRTPRSNPATYSNVFSDIRKLFEMTPDAQIRGFKAGRFSFNVKGGRCEECRGAGVQTIEMNFLPDVYVRCKACGGHRYNRETLEVKYKGKNIDDVLNMTVNMAVEFFENIPNIYQKLRAIQEVGLGYLTLGQPCTTLSGGESQRIKLSSELSKRDTGRTLYILDEPTTGLHFEDIRLLLEVLNKLVDRGNTVIVIEHNLDVIKVADHIIDIGPEGGAAGGEIIVAGTPHEVAQCEGSYTGQFLKKLGL